Part of the uncultured Anaeromusa sp. genome is shown below.
CCAAGCCGCAGCATTCCGGCTTTGCTAGCCGCTTCAGTCCTTCCCGCACCAAAAGACGCGTTTCCCCCTGCAAGGGAACCATATCCGCCACAGAGCCGACCGCAACTAGTTCATAACAATAGCCTGGAAGAGGCTTTGTCGGCTGCAGCTTTTTCCATAAAGCCTGCGCCAGCTTGAACGCTACCCCTACGCCAGCCAAGCTTTTATCTGGGTATGAACAGTCTTGTCGTTTCGGATTTAAAACCGCGACAGCTTCTGGCAAGGTGGGTCCTGGTTCATGATGATCGGTTATGATTAAATCGGGGATGCCTGTCGCCGAGGCTTCTTGTATGGCGGAAATGCCGCAATCCACCGTAATGACTAAGGAACAATCTTTTTGACGCAGTTTGCGCAAAGCCTCCAAGTGAACACCGTAGCCTTCTTCCTGGCGATCTGGAATATATGTCTTCACCAAAGCTCCCAATTGACGAAGCACCCTTGTCAAAAGAGTCGTCGCCGTTACCCCGTCCACATCATAGTCGCCATAAACGACAATATGTTCTCCTTTGGCAATTGCCTGCAGGGTCCGTGCCACTGCGTGATCCATATCCTTCATTTGCCAAGGATCAGGACAGGAGTCTACGGTGCCAAATAAAAAATCTCGAGCCGCCTCTGCCGTATTGATACCGCGCAACACCAGTAATCTGGTCAAAAGCACATCCAGCCCTAAAGCGGCTGCAAGCATTTCAACTTGTTTTCGTTCGGCAGAAGCGATCTGCCAGTATTTTTTCAACATTTATCACCTGATTAAAGAAAATACAGCAACCACGTTAGTGCTGATTGATACTACTATTCTCTCTTGAATTGAGAATACCTTTCTCCAAATGAGAAAAAGAAAGGGATTACATGAAAAAAGGGCTGCACACCAAGTTCTTTGGTATGCAGTCCTAGTACGCCTTGGCTATTAGGAAGCTTTCGCAGACTTGCGTTTGTTTCCTTCATGGTCTTTAAAGGTAACCCATAGGGGGCTGGCAAAAAAGATGGAAGAATACGCCCCGCTGGCAAAGCCGATCAACATGGCCAAGGAGAAATTCTTGGTCGTTTCGCCGCCAAAAAGATACAGAGCCAAGGTAACAAACAACACCGTCAAAACCGTGTAAACGGAGCGAGTCATCGTTTGCCAAATACTGCGATTCACTAACTCGTGAATATTTTCAGCCTTGCGATGATTTTTCAAATTCTCCCGAATACGGTCAAAAATAACAATAGTGTCGTTGATGGAAAAACCGACAATAGTCAGCAATGCCGCCACAAAGGCGCTGTCAATTTCAATCTGAAAGATTGAGAATACACCTAACACGACTATTACGTCATGCACTAAGGCCAAAATGCCGGAAATGGCGAATTTAAACTCAAAGCGGTAAGTAACATACGCAATAATCGTCGCCCACGACAAAAGCAAGGCAACAACTGCATTCTTTGCCAGTTCCGCACCAATCGTCGGCCCCACTTTTTCTACGCGCATGAGATCATAATGCCCCAGTTTAGCAGTCATATCCGCCATAATGTCACGGCGCTGCTCTTCGGTCAGCACGCCGGTACGTATAAACACATTCGGCGCTGCGTCCACTTGCTCATTCGCTACAAGCTGAATGGTGCTGCTTTCCATATGCACGTCTTTCATGACTTCCCGAACTTCGGCGACAGTGACGGGACGAGCGAATTTCAAGTCCAAAAGCGTACCGCCGGTAAAGTCAATTCCCAGATTGAATCCTTGTACTGCAATAGAAAGCAGACCAGGGACCATAATTAAAAGAGACAAGGCAAACCAAAAATAGCGCTTGCCGATAATATCGAACTTCATTTTCTTCGTCACCTCCTATGCGCCAAACATTTTGTGATTTTGAAAGGGCTTGCTCTTAAAGAGCAGCTTCAGCATGTAATGAGCTACCACGGTTGCTGTAAACAAACTGAGGATGATACCTAGGCCAAGAGTAATGGCAAAGCCTTTCAAGAGCCCTGTACCAGTAAAGAACAAGATAACCGAAACAATCAGCGTGGTCATATGCGAGTCCAAGATGGTCATAAAAGCTCGGTTATAGCCTGCATCCATAGCGGCGCGCAGGGACTTGCCGCTGCGGTATTCTTCTTTAAAACGTTCGAAGATCAAAACGTTCGCATCAACCGCCATACCGACAGACAAGATGATGCCGGCAATACCTGGCAATGTTAAGGTTGCATTCAGCAGCTTAAGCGCCAATAACAGCATGAGTACATACAGTATCAAAGCCACATTGGCCACCATACCGGGAATGCGATAGAAAAGTCCCATAAAGAGCACAACGGCGCCTACGCCGACAGTAAAGGCAAACTGACTTTTCTGCTTGGAATCCTCACCCAGCGTTGGGCCGACGGTTCTGGTTTCCAGTACTTCCACCTTAACAGGCAACGAACCAGAACGCAGTAAAATAGCCAACTGCTGCGCTTCTTCAATACTGCGTTGGCCGGTAATAACGGCTTTGCCGTTAGGAATGACTTCCTCTACTACCGGACTGGTCAGCACTTGTTTATCCAAAAGAATGCTGATTTTTTTGCCGATGTTTTTCCGCGTCAAGTCAGCAAATTTTTTACCGCCCTCGTCGGAAAACTCCAAACCGACCAAATTCCGTTTTCCCTGGTCGATTTGTGCTTTGGCATCTTTAAGATCCATACCGCTTAGAACGGTATGACCGGCTTCATCCTGAAACTCCAGCAGCGCTGTTTTCCCCAGCATTTCGATCGCTTTTTCAGGATCTTTAACGCCCGGAAGTTCAACGATAATGCGCCGCTCTCCCTGCCGTTGAATAATGGGTTCTGTAAGGCCCAGTTCATTCACGCGGCGTTCGATAATTTTTACTACTCTCTGGACGGAATCGTCGTCCACCTTGGCTTCCGGCGTATCCACAGCCTCCATGACAACATGAGTGCCGCCTTGCAAATCAAGGCCTTGCTTGATGGACAGCGCTAAAGGAAGCGTATATACTCCAGCCACCAGCAATATAGCGGCAATGATGGCCAAAAACTTGCCAAAATAAGACCATCTCACTAGTTCTTCCTCCTTGTTAGAAAAATTTATTTACCATATGACATCGTTCTTCTGTCATTATGTAATGTACCGGTACGTCGTGCTTTTCTCTGGGCAATGGTTTTAAAGAAAAACAACATTCCCAGCAAACGCCCAAACGGATTGCTTGCGTACGCAAGAGATAGCGGTCATAATATCCTCCGCCGAAGCCTAAGCGATAGCCAATAACATCAAACGCCAAGGCTGGAATTAAAATCAGATCCAGCTCTTCCGGCGCAAGAACGCTCTTACTCTGCGGCTGCCAGATGCCATGCTCCCCTTGCTGCAAGCACGCTTCGCCAGTGTAGGCTGCGGCTTCCATCAAACCAGGACGCTGCTCGTCCAGCAAAGGCAAATAAGGCTGTTTTCCCTGCTTTTGCGCTTGCTGCAGCAATAACCGCACATCCGCTTCCCCGGCAAGAGGCCAGTAAAATAGTATTTTTTCCGCCTGAGACCAAGGCGAACTGTTTGCAATCTGTTGGCAAAGCGCGGCACTGCGCTCCTTTTTTACTGACTGGCTTAGAGAACGGCGCAAGGCGGCGAAATGACGTCTCGCCGCCTGCTTTGCCTCTAGGGTGTTAAATTTTTTCGCCATTGCCGGTGCTGCCGTTGGGCTTGCTGGCGATGGAGGTGCGCGCAAATTCGATCTCTACCTTTTCCGCTACCTTCAACGTCACTTTGTCCTTAGTGATGGCAGTAATGGTTCCATAAGCGCCACCGATCGTAACGACTCTGTCACCTTTTTTCAGGTTGTCCAGCATTTCGTGACGGGTCTTCTCCTGTTTCTTCTGGGGCCGATACAACATGAAGTAGAAAACCAAACCCACTAAAATAATCGGTGCATAGCTAAAGAGCATCTGCAGAGTTTCTTCTGACAAGTATGTTCACCTCGCTTTCAGAACTACCTATTCCCTATTCAACACAAACTAAAAAAATCCTTTTAACGTTTTTCGTACATATGCCAAAAATCATCACGGAACGATAAAAAACGATCCTCGATAATTGCTTGACGCATGCGTCGCATGAAGTCCAACAAGAAATATAGATTGTGAATGGTTGCCAGGCGCAAAGCCAAAACTTCTTCCGCCTTAAATAAATGTCTTAGATACGCGCGGCTGAAGTTGCGACAGGTATAGCAGCCGCATTCCGTATCAATAGGCCGGAAATCGCGGGCGTACTCCGCATTTTTTACGACCAGCTTACCTTGCCAGGTCATAACCGTGCCGTTGCGGGCCACACGCGTGGGGAATACGCAGTCGAACATATCGACGCCGCGATGCACCCCTTCTATTAAGCAATCCGGCGTGCCTACGCCCATCAAATAACGAGCTTTGTTTTTCGGCAATAAAGGAACCGTATGCTCCAACACTTCATACATCAAGGGCTTTGGCTCGCCGACGCTGAGACCGCCGATGGCATAGCCTGGAAAATCAAGTCCCACAAGCTCTCTAGCGCTTTGAGCCCGCAAATCCTTGTACATGCCGCCCTGGACAATACCAAACAACGCTTGATCCTTGCGCGTATGCGCTTTCAAGCAGCGCTCCGCCCAGCGAGTCGTCCGCTCGGTTGATTGTTTCGCATAGTCATGTTCCGCCGGATATGGCACGCACTCATCAAAAGCCATGATGATGTCGGAACCCAAAGCCATTTGTACTTCCGTAGCTTTCTCCGGCGATAAAAACTGTTTGGAACCGTCAATATGAGAGCGAAAAGTGACGCCCTCTTCGGTAATTTTACGCAATGCCCCCAGGCTAAAAACCTGAAAGCCGCCGCTGTCTGTCAAAATGCCGCGGTTCCAGTTCATAAAGCGGTGCAAGCCTCCGGCTTCGGCTACCAAATCATGCCCAGGACGCAAAAACAAGTGATACGTATTACTGAGAATAATACCTGCGCCCATTTCTTCCAGTTCCCTAGGAGACATGGTTTTTACCGTCGCCTGAGTGCCTACAGGCATAAAAATAGGGGTGTCAAAGACGCCGTGCGGCGTATACAGCCTCCCTGCACGGGCTCCTGTATGCGAACACTGACGAATAAGTTCAAACGTAACAGCCACGCTGTACCTCCTCTTGATATCTTATAAAATAAACATAGCGTCGCCAAAGCTGAAAAAGCGATAACGCTGTTCTACGGCTTCTTTATAAGCCGCCAGTACGCGCTCCCGCCCGGCCAAGGCGCTTACCAGCATCAGCAAGGTAGATTTAGGCAAATGAAAATTAGTAATGAGACCGTCGATAATTTTATACTCATAGCCAGGATAAATGAAGATGTTCGTAAAGCCGCTGCAAGGTTGCAACTGACCGCTTTGACCAGCTGTTTCCAGCGTGCGTACCGCCGTCGTGCCTACGGCAATCACGCGTCCTCCCTGTCGACGGGTTTCATTGACCAACGCAGCGGTTTCCGCAGAAATAGCATACTGTTCGCTATGCATAACATGGTCTTGAATGGATTCAACAGCAACAGGCCGAAACGTACCCAACCCAACATGAAGCGTCACATAGGCCGTCTGAATTCCCTGCTCGCGCAGCTGAGACAATAACTCCGGCGTAAAGTGCAGTCCCGCTGTAGGCGCTGCTGCTGAACCATTTTCTCTGGCGTAGACAGTCTGGTATCGTTCCGGGTCCGGAAGTTTTTCGTGAATGTAGGGCGGTAAAGGGACCTCCCCCAAACGCTGCAAGATTTCTTCAAAAACTCCTTGCCAGCAAAAACGCACGATACGTCCGCCAAATTCGGTCGTGTCTTCAATAACAGCAGATAATTCATTGGAAAATACAACCTCCGTTCCTGGACGAAGCTTACGGCCAGGGCGCACCAGCGTCTCCCAACGATCCAAATCCAGCCGTTTCAGTAAAAACACTTCTACTTTAGCGCCTGTATCTCTTTTTCGCCCGTGGAGACGAGCCGGTATGACACGGGTATCATTAAAAACAAGCAAATCTCCCTTGCGAAGCAACGACGGCAGCTCAAAGAAATGCCGATGCGAGCAGGCTCCCTGCTGACGCGGCAAAACCATTAGGCGTGAAGCGTCCCGCTGCGCCAGCGGCGTCTGCGCGATTAATTCTTCAGGCAAGTAGTAGTCAAAATCTTGGACATTCATGATTTATTCCCCTTTTGGCGTCAATACGCCTTTTTCAGCATAATCCCCTGGTAGTAATACTGGAGAATTTGTTTATAATCGTATTTGTTTTTTTCCGCCAACAAGCGAGCGCCCCATTGCGACATACCGACGCCATGCCCGCGGCCATGGCCGCTGAAAATGACAATATCGTCTGCTGGACGAATAATCCGATGAATTCTGGCGGGATCATTCCAACGTCCAGACTCGGCTGGTTCTTTAAGAGATACAGGCATTTTCTTTTCCACCGTAGCCCCGTAGGAAGTTTCCACTGATACGTCCAATTCGGAAGGCAACGCGCGCACGACTCGAATATCAAATAAGGCGCTAGGTAAATCCAGGTACGAGCGCATTTGTACGCCGCTGAGACTAAGGCTGCGTTTATCTCCCGCTACCTGCAGTTGACGCACGCGGCCAGATTCGGTCCGATCAGCCCCTGGTTTCGACAGGGGAGACAAATCTAACGATTTTAGGACGCCTACGCCTTTGCCCTTCTGAGTCAACAAGGTTTCCAGCGCTCGCGCGTTAAAGCGTTTTTCCCAGGCGCTGCCGGGCGCCTGAGCGTCCACATCAGCAACTCCCCGCAAATACGGCAACGCATTACCCCAGACATTTTCACTATCTTCCGTATGACCGCCGCTGGAAGCATGAAAATAGGCGTGAATCGGTTGACCATTATAATAGGCGGCAAGGCCTTTAGTGGCGGCAACAGCCTGAATCATATCCGGCGCTTCCGTATCGACGCCTCCATAAACTTGACAATGCACGGTAGCGCAAAGATCATAGCCGTCTTGGCGGTGCCGATCGCCGGACAACATCAGATTCAGCGCATAGCTTCGCGCCGCAACAGCTTGAGCTTTAGCGGCTTCCGCCGGCCAACCGGCCGAAATTTCCTTGCCTAAAATACCGTAAAGATATTCTTCCATAGGAACTTCATTAACTACCGTCAAGCCGGTTTTGCCTGTTGTCTGACGCAAAACAATATCGCCGCGATATTTCTTGCGATTGACTTCCCACCGGGCAGATTCCGTATTGCTGCGCAAATACAAGGTTTGTCCGCGCAGCGTCTTGCCGTTGACAGTCATACCGTTCGGCTTCCAGGCAATCACAACCTGCTCGCCAGCTTTAAACCTAGCCCACTTCGGTTGTTCTTGCTCTGTTTCCACCGCATAAGCCACGGAGGAGCCGACAACAACGCTTTGCTGACCAGTCCACAATCCCACCCGAACAAGCGGCTGTGGCGCTGCCTGTGCAACCGGCGTCATGAACACCAGGATAAAGGAAGTCAAAAAAAGCAGAAATGAAGATTTTTTCATAGTTACTCCTTGCCGCCTCTGGCGCTTGCAACTTGTAAAAAACTCTTTTTATTCATTTTTTGGTTTTTTCTCGTAGCGATCCCGCTCGCTTAACACGCAGCCGCAATACGGCTGGCGATACATTTCCCGCTCGCGACTAATGCGCACGCCTTCCTGCCAGCCGCTGCGAAAATCGCGGCGCAAAAACGGGATGCCATATTCCTTAGCCGCTAGCTCTGCGGCGGCGGCTATTGTATCCTGATTTTGATAAGGGCTAACCAAGAGTGTTGTCGTAAAGGCGTCAAAGCCATGTTCTTTTGCTTGTTTGGCTGTTTCAAACAACCGCATTTCATAACAAAAGCTGCAGCGATTCGCGCCCCGCTGTAAAGCGCCGCTCAGAAATTCTTCCAACAAGTAGCGCGTATCTGTCAAAAGCTCCAACTTTTCCTCTTGCGCCCAGAAGCGCAGCGTGTCTAAGCGCCTTTGAAATTCCTTATACGGGTGAATATTGGGATTAAAAAAATGACCGGTTACCGAAGTAACGCCCTCCTCCGCCCGCAAGGCCTGCAAGGGGTAAATAGCGCAAGGGCCGCAACAAATATGAAGTAATACATTCATGACTGAAAGCCTCCTTAAGACAAAGCCGACTCGCCCTGCTGGGCAGGAGCGCTGCCTGGAAAGGGAATCCCCAAATGTTCGTATGCTTGCATCGTAGCGGTACGCCCTCGGGGAGTCCGCTGTAAATACCCAAGCTGCAACAAAAACGGTTCGTAAACGTCTTCCACCGTTTCTGTTTCTTCGCTGATTGCTGCCGCCAAGGTATCTAGGCCCACCGGTCCGCCGCCGAAGCGATGAATAATCGCTTCCAGCATAGCCCGGTCCGTGCGGTCTAAGCCGGCTGCGTCCACTTCCAGCATAGCTAATGCCTTATCGGCAATTTCGGAAGTAATAATGCCGTCTCCGGCAATTTGCGCATAATCGCGCACGCGTTTTAACAAACGGTTAGCTACCCGCGGCGTGCCTCGGGAACGACGCGCAATCTCCCAAGCGCCCCGCTCCTCAATTTCTATGTTTAGCAGCGACGCCGCCCTGGTTACAATATGAGACAAATGCTCCGGGGTGTAATATTCCAAGCGACACATGACGCCGAAGCGATCCCGCAGCGGCGAAGCCAGGGCCCCCGCTTTCGTTGTGGCGCCGATTAAAGTGAACGGAGGCAAATCCAGACGAATGGAGCGCGCCGAAGGTCCTTTGCCAATCATAATATCCAGAGCGTAATCTTCCATCGCCGAGTAGAGTATTTCCTCAACATGCCGTGAAAGACGGTGAATTTCATCAATAAAGAGAACATCCTTCTCTCCCAGATTGGTGAGAAGGGCCGCTAAGTCCCCAGGTCGTTCAATAGCCGGTCCGGAGGTAATGCGCAGCTGCACCCCTAATTCATTCGCAATAATACCAGCTAAGGTAGTTTTTCCTAAACCAGGCGGGCCGTAAAACAACACATGATCCAACGCCTCTTGGCGAGCCAGAGCCGCCTGAATAAAAATAGAAAGATTTTGTTTGACCTGATCCTGTCCAATATATTCTTGGAGACGTTTAGGGCGCAGGCTATACTGCCAAGTATCTCCCGTTAGTTCATCGCCGCCAATGATGCGCGTTTCTTCCATCACTGCCTCCCACCGCTTAAATCACCCAAGGCTTTACGGATTAATTCCTCCACCGCCAACGCTTCAGAGGCAAATTTACGCAGACTGGACATTGCCTCACTGCGTCCGTAGCCTAGCGATTCCAAAGCCAGCAAGGCTTCGTCCAAGGAAGACGCTGCGTCAGGTTGAACTAAAACCGCCTGTGCACCCGTCTCATCCCAGTCAGGAATGCCCCCCAACTTGTCCTTTAGTTCTAAAACAAGTCGTTCAGCTGTTTTTTTACCTATGCCAGGAAGTTTTACTAATAACGCAGTCTGTTTTTGGCATACCGCACGGCGCAATTCCTGAGGCTGAATCGCTGATAAAATAGCCAGCGCCGATTTAGGTCCAATACCGCTGACCCCGATTAAATGCAAAAACAGTTCGTACTCTTCTTCTTGGGAAAAACCAAACAAAGATAAAGCATCTTCCCGAACCTGCAAATGGGTAAAGAGCATCGCATCTTCTCCCATTGACAAGGTACGTCTGGTTTGTTCAGAAACAGCCAAACGATAGCCGACACCCTGAACATCCAAAAAACAGCTTTCCGGCTGTAGCTGCGCTACCCGGCCCCGAAGAAATCCGATCATTTTTTGTTACCTCCTCGGCCAAACATTGCGCTGTTCACAGCAATGGGCCGTACAAATAGCAATAGCCAGAGCATCCGCCACATCATCCGGCTTGGGTGTTTCCTTCAAGCCCAAAAGGCGCACCGTCATACCTGTAACCTGTCCTTTATCCGCTTTTCCGTAGCCTGTTACCGCTTGCTTAATCTGCCCTGGCGTATATTCCTCAAGAGGCAAATTCGCCTGTGCAGCAGCTAATAAAATAACTCCACGGGCCTGTCCTACTGCCATGGCCGTAGTTACATTCCGATTAAAAAACAACTGTTCAACCCCGATTCGCTCCGGCTGAAGCTCTGTCAGTAACTTTTGCAGTCGTTCATGAATCAACAGTAAGCGTTTTTCCAAGGGCAGTTCAGGGCCCGTACGGATAGCGCCATAAGCAATAGGGCGCAACCGCCCCTGTATCCATTCTACGCAGCCATAGCCGCAAATCGCCGTTCCTGGGTCAATTCCCAAAATACGCATAACACTAAAGCCCCTCCTTGCAACGCTACGCAGCGTACAAGAACATAGATTCGCTTTATTTCAGGAAACTCCTGCTAACAGTAAAGAAAGCGGCGCTTCGCGCCGCCCCAAAATCAGATTGCATCTTCCGGAAGATCAAAGTTTCCATATACTTCCTGTACATCATCATGGTCTTCCAGAGCCTCCAAGAGCTTCATCAGCTTGGTTGCTTCGTCGCCTTCCACCGCTATGCGGGTATCTGGAAACAAGCCCAACTGCGCGGACAGAATCGTCACTTTTTCCGCTTCCAGTTTTTCTTGTACTGCGGCAAAAGCCTCTGGAGAAGTAAGCACTTCCACTTCTTCGTCCTCTACTGACATATCGTCAGCTCCGGCTTCAAGGACCGTCATCATCAATTCATCTTCATCAAAAGATTCTTCTTTTTCCAGTGTAAACAGGCCTTTGCGTTTGAACATCCAGGATACGCAGCCGCTTTCACCCATATTGCCGCCATTTTTCGAAAAAAGATGACGCAAATCGGCAGCAGTGCGATTGCGATTGTCAGTCATGACTTCCACAATCAGCGCTACGCCCCCTGGGCCGTACCCCTCATAAGTCAGCTCCTCATAGTTGCTGCCTTCTAGAGCGCCTTGACCTTTTTGAATAGCCCTTTGAATGTTGTCTTTGGGAACATTATTTTCCCGGGCCTTGCCTAAAGCCAGTTTCAAACGCATGTTACCTGTTGGATCCGCGCCGCCCATGCGCACGGCAACCGTGATTTCCCTAGCTATTTTGGTAGTAATTTTGCCGCGAATGGCATCCATTTTTCCCTTTTTATGTTTAATATTAGCCCACTTGGAATGTCCTGACATAGTTTTCCCCTCCCAGCAATACTAAGCGGGAATAATGATATCATATTTCGACGAATTTGGCAAAAATCACACGTGATGATGCCAGTTTTTTTGCTGTTGCGCCGCTTCCTTGGCCGCCTCATTTTCAGGAGCCGTGGTCACTTGCGCCGAGCCGCCAAATTTATCAACCAGCTTGCTGGTAACCCGGTAATCCGCAATAGAGCCCGGACCGCCGACGCAGCCGCCTTGGCAAGCCATGCCTTCAAAGAAATTCCCGGGAACTTTCCCTGCTTTCATCAGCAACAGCTGCATCCGGCATTCGCCCAATCCTTCTTTGCGTTGCGAGCAAACTTCAAGGTCTGGCGCCAGTTGAGCCGCCGTATCTTTAACAGCCTGCTCCACGCCGCCTGCTCTGGCAAAAATATTGCCGTCCCGCGAAGCCGTTGTTTGAAAAGGAACTGCCTCCATGGCGCTTAAATCGATTTCCAGCCCCTCAAAAATCCCTTGCAGCTCCTCAAAGGTCAGCACATAGTCAATGACCCCTTGGCCTTTGACTTCCGCTTCGTATTTTTTGGCCACGCAAGGCCCAACAAAGACAGTAACCGCCTCAGGATTTCTTTCCTTGACTACTTTGCCTGCGGCAATCATGGGGGAAACCGTGCTTGACACTAATTCTTTCACTTGAGGCAAATGCTTATCCACCATGCCCACAAAAGCCGGGCAGCACGAAGTAGTCATAAAAGGACGTTCTTGCGGCACCGTTTCAGCAAATTCTTTCGCTTCTTCAAGCGTGACGATGTCAGCGGCAAAAGATACTTCTTCTACTTCGGAAAAACCGATTTTTTTCAAACCCGCAATGACTTGACCAGGCTGCACCTTAGCCCCAAACTGCCCGATAAAAGCCGGGGCCAGCAAAGCATGCACCTGTTTCCCCGCATCAATGGCCCGCAGAACCTGCACCAAATACGTTCTATCGGAAATCGCTCCAAAAGGACATGCGACTTTACAGCCGCCGCATTGG
Proteins encoded:
- the secF gene encoding protein translocase subunit SecF; amino-acid sequence: MKFDIIGKRYFWFALSLLIMVPGLLSIAVQGFNLGIDFTGGTLLDLKFARPVTVAEVREVMKDVHMESSTIQLVANEQVDAAPNVFIRTGVLTEEQRRDIMADMTAKLGHYDLMRVEKVGPTIGAELAKNAVVALLLSWATIIAYVTYRFEFKFAISGILALVHDVIVVLGVFSIFQIEIDSAFVAALLTIVGFSINDTIVIFDRIRENLKNHRKAENIHELVNRSIWQTMTRSVYTVLTVLFVTLALYLFGGETTKNFSLAMLIGFASGAYSSIFFASPLWVTFKDHEGNKRKSAKAS
- the secD gene encoding protein translocase subunit SecD, with amino-acid sequence MRWSYFGKFLAIIAAILLVAGVYTLPLALSIKQGLDLQGGTHVVMEAVDTPEAKVDDDSVQRVVKIIERRVNELGLTEPIIQRQGERRIIVELPGVKDPEKAIEMLGKTALLEFQDEAGHTVLSGMDLKDAKAQIDQGKRNLVGLEFSDEGGKKFADLTRKNIGKKISILLDKQVLTSPVVEEVIPNGKAVITGQRSIEEAQQLAILLRSGSLPVKVEVLETRTVGPTLGEDSKQKSQFAFTVGVGAVVLFMGLFYRIPGMVANVALILYVLMLLLALKLLNATLTLPGIAGIILSVGMAVDANVLIFERFKEEYRSGKSLRAAMDAGYNRAFMTILDSHMTTLIVSVILFFTGTGLLKGFAITLGLGIILSLFTATVVAHYMLKLLFKSKPFQNHKMFGA
- a CDS encoding 5-formyltetrahydrofolate cyclo-ligase gives rise to the protein MAKKFNTLEAKQAARRHFAALRRSLSQSVKKERSAALCQQIANSSPWSQAEKILFYWPLAGEADVRLLLQQAQKQGKQPYLPLLDEQRPGLMEAAAYTGEACLQQGEHGIWQPQSKSVLAPEELDLILIPALAFDVIGYRLGFGGGYYDRYLLRTQAIRLGVCWECCFSLKPLPREKHDVPVHYIMTEERCHMVNKFF
- the yajC gene encoding preprotein translocase subunit YajC; protein product: MLFSYAPIILVGLVFYFMLYRPQKKQEKTRHEMLDNLKKGDRVVTIGGAYGTITAITKDKVTLKVAEKVEIEFARTSIASKPNGSTGNGEKI
- the tgt gene encoding tRNA guanosine(34) transglycosylase Tgt — translated: MAVTFELIRQCSHTGARAGRLYTPHGVFDTPIFMPVGTQATVKTMSPRELEEMGAGIILSNTYHLFLRPGHDLVAEAGGLHRFMNWNRGILTDSGGFQVFSLGALRKITEEGVTFRSHIDGSKQFLSPEKATEVQMALGSDIIMAFDECVPYPAEHDYAKQSTERTTRWAERCLKAHTRKDQALFGIVQGGMYKDLRAQSARELVGLDFPGYAIGGLSVGEPKPLMYEVLEHTVPLLPKNKARYLMGVGTPDCLIEGVHRGVDMFDCVFPTRVARNGTVMTWQGKLVVKNAEYARDFRPIDTECGCYTCRNFSRAYLRHLFKAEEVLALRLATIHNLYFLLDFMRRMRQAIIEDRFLSFRDDFWHMYEKR
- the queA gene encoding tRNA preQ1(34) S-adenosylmethionine ribosyltransferase-isomerase QueA, whose product is MNVQDFDYYLPEELIAQTPLAQRDASRLMVLPRQQGACSHRHFFELPSLLRKGDLLVFNDTRVIPARLHGRKRDTGAKVEVFLLKRLDLDRWETLVRPGRKLRPGTEVVFSNELSAVIEDTTEFGGRIVRFCWQGVFEEILQRLGEVPLPPYIHEKLPDPERYQTVYARENGSAAAPTAGLHFTPELLSQLREQGIQTAYVTLHVGLGTFRPVAVESIQDHVMHSEQYAISAETAALVNETRRQGGRVIAVGTTAVRTLETAGQSGQLQPCSGFTNIFIYPGYEYKIIDGLITNFHLPKSTLLMLVSALAGRERVLAAYKEAVEQRYRFFSFGDAMFIL
- a CDS encoding SpoIID/LytB domain-containing protein, with the translated sequence MKKSSFLLFLTSFILVFMTPVAQAAPQPLVRVGLWTGQQSVVVGSSVAYAVETEQEQPKWARFKAGEQVVIAWKPNGMTVNGKTLRGQTLYLRSNTESARWEVNRKKYRGDIVLRQTTGKTGLTVVNEVPMEEYLYGILGKEISAGWPAEAAKAQAVAARSYALNLMLSGDRHRQDGYDLCATVHCQVYGGVDTEAPDMIQAVAATKGLAAYYNGQPIHAYFHASSGGHTEDSENVWGNALPYLRGVADVDAQAPGSAWEKRFNARALETLLTQKGKGVGVLKSLDLSPLSKPGADRTESGRVRQLQVAGDKRSLSLSGVQMRSYLDLPSALFDIRVVRALPSELDVSVETSYGATVEKKMPVSLKEPAESGRWNDPARIHRIIRPADDIVIFSGHGRGHGVGMSQWGARLLAEKNKYDYKQILQYYYQGIMLKKAY
- a CDS encoding epoxyqueuosine reductase QueH, with product MNVLLHICCGPCAIYPLQALRAEEGVTSVTGHFFNPNIHPYKEFQRRLDTLRFWAQEEKLELLTDTRYLLEEFLSGALQRGANRCSFCYEMRLFETAKQAKEHGFDAFTTTLLVSPYQNQDTIAAAAELAAKEYGIPFLRRDFRSGWQEGVRISREREMYRQPYCGCVLSERDRYEKKPKNE
- the ruvB gene encoding Holliday junction branch migration DNA helicase RuvB, producing the protein MEETRIIGGDELTGDTWQYSLRPKRLQEYIGQDQVKQNLSIFIQAALARQEALDHVLFYGPPGLGKTTLAGIIANELGVQLRITSGPAIERPGDLAALLTNLGEKDVLFIDEIHRLSRHVEEILYSAMEDYALDIMIGKGPSARSIRLDLPPFTLIGATTKAGALASPLRDRFGVMCRLEYYTPEHLSHIVTRAASLLNIEIEERGAWEIARRSRGTPRVANRLLKRVRDYAQIAGDGIITSEIADKALAMLEVDAAGLDRTDRAMLEAIIHRFGGGPVGLDTLAAAISEETETVEDVYEPFLLQLGYLQRTPRGRTATMQAYEHLGIPFPGSAPAQQGESALS
- the ruvA gene encoding Holliday junction branch migration protein RuvA, whose amino-acid sequence is MIGFLRGRVAQLQPESCFLDVQGVGYRLAVSEQTRRTLSMGEDAMLFTHLQVREDALSLFGFSQEEEYELFLHLIGVSGIGPKSALAILSAIQPQELRRAVCQKQTALLVKLPGIGKKTAERLVLELKDKLGGIPDWDETGAQAVLVQPDAASSLDEALLALESLGYGRSEAMSSLRKFASEALAVEELIRKALGDLSGGRQ
- the ruvC gene encoding crossover junction endodeoxyribonuclease RuvC, encoding MRILGIDPGTAICGYGCVEWIQGRLRPIAYGAIRTGPELPLEKRLLLIHERLQKLLTELQPERIGVEQLFFNRNVTTAMAVGQARGVILLAAAQANLPLEEYTPGQIKQAVTGYGKADKGQVTGMTVRLLGLKETPKPDDVADALAIAICTAHCCEQRNVWPRR